One window of Treponema denticola genomic DNA carries:
- a CDS encoding DHH family phosphoesterase — protein MHNNSSSTIGKPLIPQKLTEFLNAYENFIIAGHKEPDGDCIGSCLAMSFFLKRKNKNCILMSAGPFKRTEIKEYEHLFTDKLEISDKINPKTTGLIILDCSGFDRVGEIAELLSGFKYIIIDHHATNTEKSDTSLIMPEAPSTTYLIQSVIEEMGEKLTKEEADALFFGLCTDTGFFRHLDERSAEVFTRASRLIEAGANPKQTFMKINGGKKFESRLLISRILNRMKTYYDGRLVISYETYDDLQEFGLESRDSDILYQLIQSIEGVEAICIVRQDSPSHCSVGFRSLDKIDVSKIASSFGGGGHKQASGLYIEGKFDDLIPRFVEAFGAQM, from the coding sequence ATGCATAACAATAGCAGCTCAACAATCGGGAAGCCTTTAATTCCCCAAAAATTGACGGAATTTCTAAATGCATATGAGAATTTTATAATTGCAGGTCATAAAGAACCTGATGGGGACTGTATTGGAAGCTGCCTTGCAATGTCTTTCTTTTTAAAGAGAAAAAATAAAAATTGTATTTTAATGTCGGCAGGGCCTTTTAAACGTACCGAAATAAAAGAGTATGAACATCTTTTTACGGATAAATTGGAAATTTCCGATAAGATAAATCCTAAAACCACAGGGCTGATAATCCTTGACTGTTCAGGCTTTGACCGCGTAGGTGAAATAGCAGAACTTCTCAGCGGTTTTAAATACATCATAATCGACCATCATGCTACCAATACTGAAAAATCCGATACTTCTCTTATAATGCCGGAAGCCCCTTCTACGACCTATTTAATTCAGTCGGTAATTGAAGAAATGGGAGAAAAACTTACAAAAGAAGAAGCAGATGCTCTGTTTTTTGGTCTTTGTACGGATACGGGATTTTTTAGACATTTGGATGAAAGAAGTGCTGAAGTTTTTACCCGGGCATCCCGTCTTATTGAAGCCGGAGCCAATCCAAAACAAACCTTTATGAAAATAAACGGGGGTAAAAAATTTGAATCCCGTCTACTGATTTCTCGAATTCTAAACAGGATGAAGACATATTATGACGGAAGGCTTGTTATTTCGTATGAAACTTATGATGATTTACAGGAATTCGGCCTTGAAAGCAGGGATTCCGATATATTGTATCAATTGATTCAGTCGATAGAAGGGGTTGAGGCAATCTGTATTGTACGCCAAGACTCTCCAAGTCACTGTTCAGTAGGTTTTAGGTCATTGGATAAGATTGATGTAAGTAAGATAGCCTCATCATTTGGAGGCGGAGGGCATAAGCAGGCTTCGGGCCTGTACATAGAAGGGAAATTTGATGATTTAATCCCAAGGTTTGTTGAAGCCTTTGGAGCTCAAATGTAA
- the gap gene encoding type I glyceraldehyde-3-phosphate dehydrogenase — protein sequence MKVAINGFGRIGRLVFQALVNQNLLGKDKFDVVAVVDLSTDAKYFAYQLKYDSVQGKMDAKIGTDGDDVLVVNGHKIKCISGKGLTPTQLPWKELGIDVVIESTGIYTNEKAYEHIEAGAKKVIISAPGKSSDPSKPIKTFVMGVNENEYKASEHHVVSNASCTTNCLAPVVHVLLKEGFGIETGLMTTIHAYTATQKTVDGVSLKDWRGGRAAAVNIIPSTTGAAKAVGEVLPTTKGKLTGMSFRVPTPTGSVVDLTIRTEKDTSIEEIDKAIKKASESYLKGVLAYCDEEIVSTDIIHDPHSSIYDSKATLQNNLPGEKRFFKLVSWYDNEWGYSNRVIDLLKFITK from the coding sequence ATGAAAGTAGCTATCAACGGATTCGGAAGAATCGGAAGACTTGTTTTTCAAGCCTTGGTAAATCAAAACTTGCTTGGAAAAGACAAATTTGATGTTGTTGCAGTTGTTGACCTTTCAACGGATGCAAAGTATTTTGCCTATCAATTAAAATACGATTCGGTTCAAGGCAAGATGGACGCCAAAATAGGCACTGACGGAGATGATGTCCTTGTAGTAAACGGTCATAAAATTAAATGTATATCGGGAAAGGGATTAACTCCCACACAATTACCGTGGAAGGAACTTGGAATAGATGTTGTAATTGAAAGCACCGGTATTTATACAAATGAAAAGGCCTACGAACATATTGAAGCCGGAGCAAAAAAGGTTATTATTTCCGCTCCAGGAAAAAGCAGCGATCCTTCAAAGCCCATTAAAACCTTTGTTATGGGTGTAAATGAAAATGAATATAAGGCATCAGAGCATCATGTGGTTTCAAATGCAAGCTGTACCACAAACTGCTTGGCTCCTGTTGTGCACGTTCTTCTAAAAGAAGGATTCGGCATTGAAACAGGGCTTATGACGACCATTCATGCCTACACGGCAACTCAAAAGACGGTAGACGGTGTTTCTCTCAAAGATTGGAGAGGCGGACGAGCTGCAGCCGTAAATATTATTCCCTCAACCACAGGCGCTGCAAAAGCTGTAGGAGAAGTTCTTCCGACTACAAAGGGAAAACTGACAGGTATGTCCTTTAGGGTTCCTACCCCCACGGGCTCCGTTGTGGACTTAACAATCCGCACCGAAAAAGATACCTCCATTGAGGAAATCGATAAGGCAATTAAAAAAGCCTCGGAAAGCTATCTAAAGGGTGTTTTAGCCTATTGTGATGAAGAAATAGTTTCTACCGATATTATTCACGATCCTCATTCTTCAATCTATGACAGCAAGGCAACTTTACAAAACAACCTTCCCGGCGAAAAGAGATTCTTTAAACTTGTTTCATGGTATGATAATGAGTGGGGTTATTCCAACAGAGTAATCGATCTGCTTAAATTTATAACAAAGTAA
- a CDS encoding flagellin — translation MIINHNMSAMFAQRQGGVNELHLAKNIEKLSSAQRINRAGDDASGLAVSEKMRSQIRGLNQAGQNIQNGVSFIQATEGYLGETTDIVQRLRELAIQASNGIYSAEDRMQIQVEVSQLVDEVDRIASHAQFNGMNILTGRFAQDSVTGPMQLHVGANMDQREKIYIGTMTATALGIIGAQQGGEDKMISMSSVDGANMALGALDNALKQINKQRADLGAYQNRFEMAYNGIAIASENMQAAESRIRDADMAKEIVDYTKNQILIQSGTAMLAQANAQPQAIVRLLQ, via the coding sequence ATGATTATTAATCACAATATGAGTGCAATGTTTGCACAGAGACAGGGAGGAGTCAACGAACTTCATCTCGCAAAAAACATCGAAAAGCTTTCCAGTGCGCAAAGAATCAACCGCGCAGGAGACGATGCTTCAGGTTTAGCCGTATCTGAAAAGATGCGAAGCCAGATCAGAGGTTTAAACCAAGCTGGACAGAATATTCAAAACGGTGTTTCTTTTATTCAAGCAACGGAAGGTTACTTGGGTGAAACTACAGATATAGTTCAGAGATTAAGAGAGTTGGCTATACAGGCCTCAAACGGAATTTATTCTGCCGAAGACAGAATGCAGATTCAAGTCGAAGTATCACAGCTTGTTGATGAAGTAGACAGAATCGCAAGCCATGCTCAGTTTAACGGAATGAATATACTAACAGGCCGTTTTGCTCAAGATTCCGTAACAGGCCCCATGCAACTCCATGTCGGTGCGAATATGGATCAAAGAGAAAAGATCTATATAGGAACAATGACAGCTACAGCACTTGGTATTATAGGAGCACAGCAAGGCGGAGAAGACAAGATGATTTCAATGTCTTCAGTAGATGGTGCAAATATGGCATTGGGAGCCCTTGATAATGCTCTTAAGCAGATTAACAAGCAGCGCGCAGACCTAGGTGCATATCAGAATAGGTTTGAAATGGCATATAACGGTATAGCAATTGCTTCCGAAAATATGCAGGCTGCCGAATCAAGAATCCGAGACGCAGACATGGCTAAGGAGATTGTAGACTATACAAAGAACCAGATCTTGATCCAATCAGGAACTGCTATGTTGGCACAAGCCAATGCTCAGCCTCAAGCTATTGTTAGGCTTCTTCAATAA
- a CDS encoding flagellar protein FlaG produces MSIEINGIGHQATLQQKRDTVINGSMRAASDVIVQKEATEQAENQKTLVDPNEISKAVAQIQKLCDMCDRKLQFRVNKETNRIVVKVIDANTDKVIREIPSEAIQRLQARILETVGLLFDESI; encoded by the coding sequence ATGAGTATAGAAATAAACGGCATAGGGCACCAAGCAACATTACAACAAAAACGTGATACAGTGATTAACGGCTCAATGAGAGCTGCATCGGATGTAATAGTACAAAAGGAAGCTACCGAACAAGCCGAAAATCAAAAGACGCTGGTTGACCCGAATGAAATCTCAAAAGCGGTTGCACAAATCCAAAAGTTATGTGACATGTGTGATCGGAAATTACAATTTAGAGTAAATAAAGAAACAAACCGCATCGTTGTTAAGGTAATAGATGCAAATACCGACAAGGTAATAAGGGAAATACCGTCCGAAGCAATACAAAGACTGCAGGCAAGAATACTTGAAACAGTCGGCCTTTTATTTGATGAATCAATCTAA
- a CDS encoding flagellin: MIINHNMSAMFAQRTQGVTNVHIGKDIEKLSSGLRINRAGDDASGLAVSEKMRSQIRGLNQASANASNGINFIQVAEAFLQETTDIMQRIRELAVQASNGIYSAEDRMQIQVEVSQLVAEVDRIASSAQFNGMNMLTGRFARETGENVVTGSMWFHIGANMDQRMRVYIGTMSAAALGIRDIGDEKIMTIETADAANRSIGTIDAGLKKINKQRADLGGYQNRMELTVVGLDIASENLQAAESRIRDADMAKQMVEYTKNQILSNTGIAMLAQANNNSQLVMSLLR, translated from the coding sequence ATGATTATTAATCACAACATGAGTGCGATGTTCGCACAGAGAACGCAGGGTGTTACTAATGTACACATTGGTAAAGACATCGAAAAACTTTCATCCGGTTTACGCATTAACCGTGCAGGCGATGATGCTTCCGGTCTTGCAGTTTCCGAGAAAATGAGAAGCCAGATTCGAGGTTTAAACCAAGCTTCTGCAAACGCTTCAAACGGCATCAACTTTATCCAAGTAGCCGAAGCTTTCTTGCAGGAAACAACCGACATCATGCAGAGAATCCGCGAACTCGCTGTTCAGGCTTCAAACGGTATCTATTCTGCCGAAGACAGAATGCAGATACAGGTCGAAGTTTCGCAGCTCGTTGCCGAAGTTGACCGCATTGCAAGTTCAGCTCAATTTAACGGTATGAACATGCTTACAGGCCGCTTTGCACGCGAAACCGGTGAAAATGTTGTTACCGGTTCTATGTGGTTCCACATCGGTGCCAACATGGATCAGAGAATGCGCGTTTACATTGGAACAATGTCAGCTGCAGCTCTCGGTATCCGAGATATCGGTGACGAAAAAATCATGACAATCGAAACAGCCGATGCTGCAAACAGGAGCATTGGAACAATCGATGCGGGTCTTAAAAAGATCAACAAGCAAAGAGCTGACCTTGGCGGTTACCAGAACAGAATGGAGTTGACGGTTGTCGGTCTCGATATAGCCTCGGAAAACCTCCAAGCTGCCGAGTCCAGAATCCGTGACGCAGATATGGCAAAACAGATGGTAGAATATACCAAGAACCAAATCTTGTCGAATACCGGTATTGCAATGCTCGCTCAGGCTAATAACAACAGCCAGCTTGTAATGTCTCTTTTAAGGTAA
- a CDS encoding YebC/PmpR family DNA-binding transcriptional regulator — MSGHSKWATIKHAKGAADAKRGQLFTKFIKEISIAAKMGGGDPATNPRLRTAVLKARAANMPKDNIERAIKKGTGELGAVNYEELLYEGYGPGGVAVLVEVLTDNKNRTAASVRNIFTKSGGNLGATGSVAYMFNRKGVIEYDAEVVSEEAIMEAALEAGAEDIATEDGVITVTTDPNDFASVLEALQEKGFESVSAAVSMVPDTYVALDADTTQKALKMIDKLEEDDDVQTVSSNIEIPEGFEMPE; from the coding sequence ATGTCAGGACATAGTAAATGGGCGACAATTAAACATGCCAAGGGCGCAGCTGATGCTAAAAGAGGTCAGCTGTTTACTAAATTTATCAAAGAAATTTCAATTGCTGCAAAGATGGGAGGCGGAGATCCGGCTACTAACCCAAGACTTAGAACGGCTGTTTTAAAAGCTCGTGCTGCAAACATGCCTAAAGACAACATAGAAAGAGCAATTAAGAAGGGTACAGGAGAGCTTGGAGCTGTAAATTATGAGGAGCTTTTGTATGAAGGTTACGGCCCCGGCGGGGTTGCCGTTTTAGTTGAAGTTTTAACGGACAACAAAAACAGAACAGCAGCCAGTGTTCGAAATATTTTTACAAAGAGCGGCGGAAACTTGGGTGCAACAGGTTCCGTAGCTTATATGTTTAACAGAAAAGGTGTTATAGAGTATGACGCCGAGGTGGTCAGTGAAGAAGCAATTATGGAAGCTGCTCTTGAGGCAGGAGCCGAAGATATTGCAACTGAAGACGGTGTTATTACCGTAACAACCGATCCAAACGACTTTGCTTCGGTTCTTGAAGCTTTACAGGAAAAAGGCTTTGAATCCGTATCTGCTGCCGTTTCAATGGTTCCGGATACCTATGTAGCCTTAGATGCCGATACAACTCAAAAAGCCTTAAAGATGATCGATAAGTTGGAAGAAGATGATGATGTTCAGACCGTTTCCTCAAATATCGAAATCCCCGAAGGTTTTGAGATGCCGGAATAA
- a CDS encoding aminopeptidase P family protein, with protein sequence MTVNDRIAALRQKMKEHSLSAYLIPSSDPHQSEYLPENYKTREFISGFTGSAGTVLVTKDKAILWTDGRYFLQAEKQLKGSVVELYKMLEPGVPTVNEFLKSNLKSGEKFGMDGKVVSVSGFDSMKKELEGIELVTNIDLIGEIWENRPQAVLSKAFILDEKYTGKSAKEKIEEVRSMLAEKKADSTVIGALEDVCYLFNVRGRDIRCNPVVTAYALVDKTRAVIFISEKQLTDDVKSYFASQGITVMGYEDIFAEAAKLTGKVYIDPARTNVYLCNQIKATTEKGLNLTSTLKAIKNEVELKNFDYAMEKDGAAMVKILKWVEENAGKGITEWDVSEQLLKFRAEGKDFLEESFETISGYGPNGAIIHYAPSPENSAKLEAKSFLLLDSGGQYLNGTTDITRTIKLGELSEQEKMDYTLVLKSHISLARAKFKAGTTGHAIDTIPREHLWAYGRDYKHGTGHGVGYVLAVHEGPQSISSRFLDVPMKLGMVTSNEPGLYVAGSHGIRIESLVVTTDFKTTDDGEFYQFKTITLCPIDTRPIVPGILSDDDIKWLNDYHKEVCERLMPYLDEEHKTFLKERTKAI encoded by the coding sequence ATGACTGTAAATGATAGAATTGCCGCTTTAAGGCAAAAAATGAAAGAGCATTCTTTAAGTGCTTATTTAATCCCGTCCTCTGATCCCCATCAGAGTGAATATTTACCTGAAAACTATAAAACACGGGAATTTATCTCCGGTTTTACAGGGTCGGCAGGAACCGTCCTTGTTACAAAGGATAAGGCTATTTTATGGACTGACGGCCGGTATTTTTTGCAGGCTGAAAAACAGCTTAAAGGTTCGGTTGTTGAGCTTTATAAAATGCTTGAACCCGGTGTTCCTACCGTAAACGAGTTTTTAAAATCCAACTTAAAATCGGGTGAAAAGTTCGGAATGGACGGTAAGGTTGTTTCCGTTTCAGGCTTTGATTCCATGAAAAAAGAACTTGAAGGTATAGAACTTGTTACTAATATCGACTTAATAGGCGAAATATGGGAAAACCGTCCTCAGGCAGTTTTAAGCAAGGCTTTTATACTTGATGAAAAATATACCGGAAAATCGGCAAAAGAAAAGATTGAAGAAGTCCGCTCAATGCTTGCCGAAAAAAAGGCAGATTCTACGGTTATCGGTGCCCTGGAGGACGTCTGTTACCTTTTTAATGTCCGAGGAAGAGATATAAGATGCAATCCCGTAGTTACTGCGTATGCGCTGGTAGATAAAACAAGAGCCGTTATTTTTATTTCAGAGAAGCAATTAACGGATGATGTAAAGTCATACTTTGCTTCACAAGGTATTACGGTAATGGGATATGAAGATATATTTGCAGAAGCCGCAAAACTTACAGGAAAAGTTTACATAGATCCTGCAAGAACAAATGTTTATCTATGCAACCAAATAAAGGCTACAACCGAAAAGGGATTAAACTTAACCTCAACTCTTAAAGCAATAAAAAATGAAGTCGAACTTAAAAACTTCGATTACGCTATGGAAAAAGACGGCGCTGCAATGGTAAAAATCCTAAAATGGGTAGAAGAAAATGCCGGAAAGGGTATTACCGAATGGGATGTAAGCGAACAGCTCTTAAAATTCCGTGCCGAAGGCAAGGATTTTTTGGAAGAAAGTTTTGAAACTATTTCAGGTTATGGACCGAACGGAGCTATTATTCACTATGCTCCTTCCCCTGAAAATTCTGCCAAACTTGAAGCTAAAAGTTTCTTGCTTTTGGACAGCGGCGGTCAGTATCTAAACGGTACAACCGATATTACTCGAACCATCAAGCTTGGAGAACTTTCAGAACAAGAGAAAATGGACTATACACTTGTTCTAAAGTCTCATATTTCTCTTGCCAGAGCTAAGTTTAAGGCCGGAACCACAGGCCATGCTATCGATACCATCCCCAGAGAGCATCTTTGGGCTTATGGAAGAGACTACAAGCACGGTACGGGTCATGGTGTAGGTTATGTTCTTGCGGTTCATGAAGGACCTCAGTCGATTTCAAGCCGTTTTTTAGATGTACCGATGAAGCTCGGTATGGTAACATCCAATGAACCCGGCCTTTATGTTGCCGGAAGCCATGGTATCCGAATTGAAAGCCTTGTTGTTACCACCGATTTTAAAACGACCGACGATGGAGAATTTTATCAGTTTAAAACGATAACTCTTTGTCCCATTGATACAAGACCCATTGTCCCCGGAATTCTTTCGGATGATGATATTAAATGGCTCAATGATTATCACAAAGAAGTTTGTGAAAGGCTTATGCCTTATTTGGATGAAGAGCATAAAACTTTCTTAAAAGAAAGAACAAAGGCAATTTAA